A stretch of the Paucidesulfovibrio longus DSM 6739 genome encodes the following:
- a CDS encoding methyl-accepting chemotaxis protein, with product MAIWGNMGIRLKLSVGFACTVAAIVVLGVSSYIVSGTLLADLDNVLQVRLPSMDKLLEADRDLQQALVAERSLVFATPGSDVAKQLLDDYETNIKQMKDRTNAFFELNPDPEVVAIRTAFNADVKTWETLSAKLMEDIKAGRGYDAALRERILGEGAAAFESMRSHIDKLTEVVLNRVEGDRIDAATDYRMVIYVIAGCTSAGVVVALFMVWLLGRSIILPVRQAVGLAEDIRDGYFSNRMHLERADEMGRLAKALDNMADRLESRVVVAEAIAGGDMTHKVSLASERDSMGAALKRMVERLRSMFSEVMITADEVANSAGQVSESSQSLSSGASEQASAVEEISSTMTQMGGQTKANAEAAAQADRMVGKVKEVIDQGKRAGVEMGESMNQISTSSQQVSKIIKVIDEIAFQTNLLALNAAVEAARAGQHGKGFAVVAEEVRNLAGRSAKAAQETAELIEDAVSRVKAGQELSQRLDESFDSIVEAASKVADLVADIAAASREQAEGIAQVDTGMQQIDKVTQQNTASAEQTASAAMELTDQATKLQELLEWIKLGEGGRAESSTRALPEAGSRRSGAAPAALESDAWGAEPEESELREPEDEIDLGDEFNRY from the coding sequence ATGGCGATCTGGGGCAACATGGGAATCCGGCTGAAATTGAGCGTGGGCTTCGCCTGTACAGTGGCCGCAATTGTCGTGCTGGGAGTGTCGAGTTACATCGTTTCCGGAACGCTTCTCGCCGATCTTGATAACGTTCTACAGGTCCGGTTGCCGAGCATGGACAAATTGCTGGAGGCGGACAGGGATCTGCAACAGGCGCTGGTCGCGGAGCGATCCCTGGTATTTGCCACTCCGGGGTCGGACGTGGCCAAGCAGTTGCTCGACGACTACGAGACCAATATCAAACAGATGAAGGATCGCACGAACGCTTTTTTTGAGCTCAACCCGGATCCGGAAGTTGTAGCCATCCGAACTGCGTTCAACGCCGATGTGAAGACATGGGAAACGCTTTCCGCAAAGCTGATGGAAGACATCAAGGCGGGGCGAGGCTATGATGCCGCGCTGCGGGAGCGAATCCTGGGCGAGGGAGCTGCCGCTTTCGAGAGCATGCGCAGCCATATCGACAAGCTGACCGAAGTGGTCCTCAACCGAGTGGAAGGCGACAGGATCGATGCCGCGACGGATTACCGAATGGTGATCTACGTCATCGCCGGCTGCACGTCTGCGGGCGTGGTTGTCGCCCTGTTCATGGTCTGGCTGCTCGGCCGAAGCATCATACTTCCCGTGCGCCAGGCCGTGGGGTTGGCGGAGGACATTCGGGACGGCTATTTTTCCAACCGGATGCACCTGGAGCGTGCGGACGAGATGGGCCGTCTGGCCAAGGCGCTGGACAACATGGCGGATCGACTGGAAAGCCGGGTGGTCGTCGCCGAGGCCATCGCAGGCGGCGACATGACCCACAAGGTTTCCCTGGCCTCGGAGCGCGACTCCATGGGCGCGGCGCTCAAGCGTATGGTCGAAAGGCTGCGCAGCATGTTCAGCGAAGTCATGATCACCGCCGATGAGGTCGCGAACAGCGCCGGGCAGGTTTCCGAGTCCAGCCAGTCCCTTTCCTCCGGCGCGTCGGAGCAGGCCTCGGCCGTGGAGGAGATTTCCAGCACCATGACCCAGATGGGTGGGCAGACCAAGGCCAATGCCGAGGCCGCCGCCCAGGCCGACCGCATGGTCGGAAAGGTCAAGGAGGTCATCGACCAGGGCAAGCGTGCCGGTGTGGAAATGGGTGAATCCATGAACCAGATTTCCACGTCCAGCCAGCAGGTGTCCAAGATCATCAAGGTCATCGACGAAATCGCGTTCCAGACCAACCTTCTGGCGCTCAACGCGGCCGTGGAGGCCGCCAGGGCCGGGCAACACGGCAAGGGCTTTGCCGTTGTCGCCGAAGAAGTCCGCAATCTTGCGGGGCGCAGCGCCAAGGCCGCGCAGGAAACGGCCGAGCTTATCGAGGACGCCGTGTCCAGGGTCAAGGCCGGGCAGGAGCTTTCCCAGCGCCTGGATGAAAGTTTCGACAGCATCGTGGAAGCCGCTTCCAAGGTCGCAGACCTGGTGGCGGACATCGCTGCCGCGTCCCGCGAACAGGCCGAAGGCATTGCGCAGGTCGATACCGGCATGCAGCAGATCGACAAGGTCACGCAGCAGAATACGGCCAGCGCCGAACAAACCGCTTCGGCAGCCATGGAGTTGACTGATCAGGCTACCAAGCTCCAGGAATTGTTGGAGTGGATCAAGCTGGGCGAGGGGGGAAGGGCCGAAAGCAGCACACGGGCCTTGCCCGAAGCGGGCAGCCGCCGTTCTGGCGCAGCCCCGGCGGCTCTGGAATCGGACGCCTGGGGAGCGGAGCCGGAGGAATCGGAACTGCGCGAACCTGAGGACGAGATCGACCTGGGCGACGAATTCAACCGCTATTGA
- the guaA gene encoding glutamine-hydrolyzing GMP synthase: MDKVVILDFGSQFTQLIARRVREAGVYSEIHPCTVDPERVKALNPQALILSGGPSSVLDPGSPGLDPSYLELGLPILGICYGMQLLSHNLGGKVVASSEREYGRAQFEVLGDCPLFEGVESPEDMTVWMSHGDRVEAIPPDFEIMGRTESIPFAAMGHPGRKIYALQFHPEVAHTQDGPLVLQNFLFKVAGLKPSWSMASFVENTVEELRTKIGDDKVVLGLSGGIDSTVAAVLLHKAIGKNLHCIFVDNGLLRMGERQEVIGFLEEHFELNVKCVDAADEFLNKLEGVTDPEKKRKIIGYTFIDVFDREAKAIDGVKYLGQGTLYPDVIESESFKGPSAVIKSHHNVGGLPEKMNLKLVEPLRELFKDEVRRAAYELGMPEHIIWRHPFPGPGLAIRVIGEITRERLQILRLADRIVQNELLASDWYRKVWQGFAVLLPLKTVGVMGDDRTYEHVIALRIVDSVDAMTADWSRLPSELLARISNRIINEVKGVNRVVLDISSKPPSTIEWE; this comes from the coding sequence ATGGACAAAGTCGTCATTCTCGACTTCGGATCCCAGTTCACCCAGCTCATTGCCCGGCGCGTCCGGGAGGCGGGCGTCTATTCGGAGATCCACCCCTGCACCGTTGACCCCGAACGGGTCAAGGCGCTCAATCCCCAGGCCCTGATCCTTTCCGGCGGACCTTCCAGCGTGCTTGATCCCGGCTCCCCGGGCCTGGACCCGTCCTACCTGGAACTTGGGCTGCCCATTCTGGGCATCTGCTACGGAATGCAGCTTTTGTCCCACAATCTCGGCGGCAAGGTCGTGGCCTCTTCCGAGCGCGAATACGGCCGGGCGCAGTTCGAAGTCCTGGGCGACTGCCCGCTCTTCGAGGGCGTGGAAAGCCCGGAGGACATGACCGTCTGGATGTCCCACGGCGACAGGGTCGAGGCCATCCCGCCGGACTTCGAGATCATGGGCCGGACCGAGTCGATTCCCTTCGCGGCCATGGGCCATCCCGGCCGGAAGATCTACGCGCTTCAGTTCCATCCCGAAGTGGCCCACACTCAGGACGGACCCCTGGTGCTCCAGAATTTCCTCTTCAAGGTCGCCGGACTGAAGCCTTCCTGGTCCATGGCTTCCTTCGTCGAGAACACCGTGGAGGAGCTGCGCACCAAGATCGGCGACGACAAGGTCGTGCTCGGCCTTTCCGGCGGCATCGACTCCACCGTGGCCGCGGTGCTGCTGCACAAGGCCATCGGCAAGAACCTGCATTGCATCTTCGTGGACAACGGTCTTCTGCGCATGGGCGAGCGTCAGGAAGTCATCGGCTTCCTGGAGGAGCACTTCGAGCTCAACGTCAAGTGCGTGGACGCGGCCGACGAGTTCCTGAACAAGCTCGAAGGCGTGACCGACCCTGAAAAGAAGCGCAAGATCATCGGCTACACCTTCATCGACGTCTTCGACCGCGAGGCCAAGGCCATCGACGGCGTGAAATATCTCGGCCAGGGCACGCTCTACCCGGACGTGATCGAGTCCGAGTCCTTCAAAGGCCCCTCCGCGGTCATCAAGAGCCACCACAACGTGGGCGGCCTGCCTGAAAAGATGAATCTGAAGCTGGTGGAGCCCCTGCGGGAACTCTTCAAGGACGAGGTGCGCCGCGCCGCCTACGAGCTGGGCATGCCGGAACACATCATCTGGCGCCACCCGTTCCCCGGACCGGGACTGGCCATCCGCGTCATCGGCGAGATCACCCGCGAGCGCCTTCAGATTCTGCGCCTCGCGGACCGCATCGTGCAGAACGAGCTGCTCGCCTCGGATTGGTATCGCAAGGTATGGCAGGGTTTTGCCGTGCTCTTGCCGCTCAAGACCGTGGGCGTCATGGGCGACGACCGTACCTATGAGCACGTCATTGCCTTGCGCATCGTGGACAGCGTGGACGCCATGACCGCGGACTGGTCGCGGCTGCCGTCGGAACTGCTGGCGCGCATCTCCAACCGGATCATCAACGAGGTCAAGGGAGTGAACAGGGTTGTCCTGGACATTTCCTCCAAACCGCCGAGCACCATCGAATGGGAATAG
- a CDS encoding ABC transporter ATP-binding protein, producing the protein MLEIKAIDTYYGNIQALYGVDITVNEGEIITLVGANGAGKSTTLMSICGVTQPRNGRIFFQGRDITRTPAEEIVSLGICQVPEGRLIFPGLTVTENLDMGAFLRNDKDGIKKDMQRVFELFPILEQRRRQAGGTLSGGEQQMLAIGRALMARPKLLLLDEPSMGLAPLVVKQIFEIVKQINKEQGTTIFLVEQNANLALKTGHRGYVMENGVITLADDCEKLLADESVKKAYLGL; encoded by the coding sequence ATGCTCGAAATCAAGGCCATCGACACCTATTACGGCAATATCCAGGCCCTCTACGGCGTGGACATCACGGTCAACGAAGGGGAGATCATCACCCTGGTCGGGGCCAACGGAGCCGGCAAGAGCACCACGCTGATGTCCATCTGCGGGGTGACCCAGCCGCGCAACGGCAGGATCTTCTTCCAGGGGCGCGACATCACCCGCACGCCCGCCGAGGAGATCGTGTCCCTGGGCATCTGCCAGGTGCCGGAAGGGCGGCTCATCTTCCCCGGGCTGACCGTGACGGAGAACCTGGACATGGGTGCGTTCCTGCGCAACGACAAGGATGGGATCAAGAAGGACATGCAGCGCGTGTTCGAGCTGTTCCCGATTCTCGAACAGCGCAGAAGACAGGCGGGCGGCACGCTTTCCGGCGGCGAGCAGCAGATGCTGGCCATCGGACGCGCCCTCATGGCCCGGCCCAAGCTGCTCCTGCTCGACGAGCCTTCCATGGGGCTCGCTCCGCTCGTGGTCAAGCAGATCTTCGAGATCGTCAAGCAGATCAACAAGGAGCAGGGCACGACCATCTTCCTTGTGGAACAGAACGCAAACCTCGCGCTCAAGACCGGCCACCGCGGCTATGTCATGGAAAACGGCGTGATCACCCTGGCCGACGATTGCGAAAAGCTCCTGGCCGACGAAAGCGTGAAAAAGGCCTATCTCGGCCTCTAA
- the hisB gene encoding imidazoleglycerol-phosphate dehydratase HisB — protein sequence MQKREATLTRTTRETDIRIRLLLDGQGRAEISTGYGFADHMLTLLAFWAGFDLELSCKGDLEIDAHHSIEDVGLCLGQALADALGDKAGIERIGWAKVPMDEALAEAVVDLSGRAYLAYSDDLLPAVIAGEEKDLWREFFKSLAFRAGMNLHLRYEHGLNGHHLLEAAFKATGLALKRAVALTRQGVTSTKGSLD from the coding sequence ATGCAGAAGCGCGAAGCCACACTTACCAGAACCACCAGGGAGACGGACATCCGAATCCGTCTCTTGCTGGACGGCCAAGGACGTGCCGAGATTTCCACCGGCTACGGCTTCGCGGATCATATGCTCACGCTCCTGGCTTTCTGGGCCGGGTTCGACCTGGAGCTGTCCTGCAAGGGCGACCTGGAGATCGACGCCCACCACAGCATCGAGGACGTGGGGCTCTGCCTGGGACAGGCGCTTGCCGACGCCCTCGGCGACAAGGCGGGCATAGAACGCATCGGCTGGGCCAAGGTGCCCATGGACGAAGCCCTGGCCGAAGCCGTGGTGGACCTGTCCGGCCGGGCCTATCTTGCATATTCCGATGATCTGCTGCCTGCGGTGATCGCGGGCGAGGAAAAGGATCTCTGGCGGGAATTTTTCAAGTCCCTGGCTTTCCGAGCCGGGATGAACCTGCACCTGCGCTATGAGCACGGCCTCAACGGCCACCATCTGCTGGAAGCCGCCTTCAAGGCCACGGGACTGGCCCTGAAGCGGGCAGTCGCCTTGACGCGGCAAGGCGTCACCAGCACCAAAGGGAGTTTGGACTGA
- a CDS encoding ABC transporter ATP-binding protein gives MNNTALEVRGLCMDFGGLRALNNVDLEVRQGEIVALIGPNGAGKTTFFNCITGIYVPTKGEIFALPDGKNRVEINGRKPNHVTELGMARTFQNIRLFPSMTVLENVMIGRHCRNRSSILGAVLLNKKTREQEAQVVTRSYEMLEMVGLAKWANELATNLPYGAQRRLEIARAMATEPFLLLLDEPAAGMNPQETLELEKLIDHIRDTLNIAVLLIEHDMKMVMSISDRIYVMDYGQRIATGTPEEVSKNPEVIKAYLGEDTDD, from the coding sequence ATGAATAATACCGCTCTCGAAGTGCGCGGCCTGTGCATGGATTTCGGCGGGCTGCGCGCGCTCAACAACGTGGACCTGGAGGTCCGCCAGGGCGAGATCGTGGCGCTCATCGGTCCCAACGGCGCGGGCAAGACCACGTTCTTCAACTGCATCACCGGCATCTACGTGCCCACCAAGGGCGAGATATTCGCGCTGCCCGACGGCAAGAACCGCGTGGAGATCAACGGCCGCAAGCCCAACCACGTCACCGAGCTGGGCATGGCCCGGACCTTCCAGAACATCCGGCTCTTCCCGTCCATGACCGTTCTGGAAAACGTCATGATCGGACGGCACTGTCGGAACCGTTCCTCCATCCTCGGCGCGGTGCTGCTCAACAAGAAGACGCGCGAACAGGAAGCCCAGGTCGTCACCCGCAGCTACGAGATGCTGGAGATGGTGGGACTGGCGAAGTGGGCCAACGAGCTGGCCACGAACCTTCCCTACGGCGCGCAGAGGCGTCTGGAAATCGCGCGGGCCATGGCCACGGAGCCTTTCCTGCTGCTGCTGGACGAACCCGCCGCCGGCATGAACCCCCAGGAAACCCTGGAGCTGGAAAAACTCATCGACCACATCCGGGACACCCTCAACATCGCGGTCCTGCTCATCGAGCACGACATGAAGATGGTCATGAGCATCTCGGACCGGATCTACGTCATGGACTACGGACAGCGCATCGCCACCGGCACCCCCGAGGAAGTGAGCAAGAACCCGGAAGTCATCAAGGCCTATCTCGGGGAGGACACCGATGACTAA
- the tatC gene encoding twin-arginine translocase subunit TatC yields the protein MSPENGTPKELPEDAREETTGVDDPSLEDGGDETEEPTSEPNGDSAGAASAEDSASESGEPGDSGDDGSGGGESGDGESEGEEEDGQGRMTLMEHLLELRKRLTRAAIGVIVGFLICYPFAEQMFRILMEPMAKALTKVSENTAVLPVDFFLKFQQAIAKGLEGTDFPYMDQLPIFFDSLQQSMVKVVMHQGQFIYTYPPEAFFANVKVGAVAGFFLMSPFLFYQLWCFVAPGLYAHERRWIMPIAVISAVFFVAGGLFGYFVVFPFGFEFFASYTSDMISFTPKLSEYLGFSLRLLIAFGLIFELPIFIFFLSRVGLVNHRMLRKYRKYAILVSFIVAAVLTPPDPFTQTLMAGPLVILYEIGIWVAFFFGKRTKEEKADQEAKKAEAEQDALASGPDQVDGKGE from the coding sequence ATGAGTCCTGAGAACGGAACGCCCAAGGAATTGCCCGAGGACGCCCGCGAGGAAACCACTGGGGTGGACGACCCTTCGCTGGAGGACGGCGGAGACGAAACGGAGGAGCCCACGTCCGAACCCAATGGGGACTCGGCAGGTGCGGCTTCCGCAGAGGACAGCGCTTCCGAATCCGGCGAGCCCGGTGATTCCGGCGATGATGGCTCCGGAGGCGGAGAGTCCGGGGACGGCGAGTCCGAGGGCGAGGAAGAGGACGGCCAGGGGCGCATGACGCTCATGGAGCATCTTCTGGAGCTGCGCAAGCGGCTCACGCGCGCGGCCATCGGCGTTATCGTCGGCTTCCTGATCTGCTATCCTTTTGCCGAGCAGATGTTCCGCATTCTCATGGAACCCATGGCCAAGGCGCTGACCAAGGTTTCCGAAAACACCGCGGTGCTGCCCGTGGATTTCTTCCTCAAGTTCCAGCAGGCAATTGCCAAGGGGCTCGAAGGCACCGACTTCCCCTACATGGACCAGCTGCCGATTTTCTTCGATTCGCTTCAGCAGTCCATGGTCAAGGTGGTCATGCACCAGGGCCAGTTCATCTACACCTATCCGCCCGAAGCGTTCTTCGCCAACGTCAAGGTCGGCGCGGTGGCGGGCTTCTTCCTGATGAGCCCGTTCCTGTTCTATCAGCTCTGGTGCTTTGTCGCGCCGGGGCTTTACGCGCATGAACGGCGCTGGATCATGCCCATAGCCGTCATTTCCGCCGTGTTTTTCGTTGCCGGCGGCTTGTTCGGCTATTTCGTGGTCTTCCCCTTCGGCTTCGAGTTTTTCGCCAGCTACACTTCGGATATGATCTCCTTCACTCCGAAGCTGTCAGAATATCTCGGCTTTTCGCTCCGGCTGCTGATAGCTTTCGGTTTGATCTTCGAACTCCCGATTTTCATCTTCTTCCTTTCCCGCGTGGGCCTCGTGAACCACCGGATGCTTCGCAAGTACCGCAAGTACGCGATCCTCGTGTCCTTCATCGTGGCTGCGGTTCTCACGCCGCCGGATCCGTTCACCCAGACCCTGATGGCCGGCCCGCTCGTGATCCTGTATGAAATCGGAATCTGGGTCGCCTTCTTCTTCGGCAAGCGCACCAAGGAAGAAAAGGCGGATCAGGAAGCCAAAAAGGCCGAAGCGGAACAGGACGCGCTGGCGTCCGGTCCGGATCAGGTCGATGGCAAAGGGGAATAG
- the tatB gene encoding Sec-independent protein translocase protein TatB, protein MFGIGSTELIIIIIVALIVIGPQKLPEMMRSVGKGLAEFKRVGQDVKDTLDKEVKQAEQEIKKQEEAAREAAKKAAMEKAEAVLESPSDAADSSPAETKNKEQESAAAEAAPAPATEKSGESA, encoded by the coding sequence ATGTTCGGCATCGGCTCGACGGAACTGATCATTATCATCATCGTGGCTCTCATCGTCATCGGCCCGCAGAAGCTTCCCGAAATGATGCGCTCCGTGGGCAAAGGCCTCGCGGAGTTCAAGCGCGTCGGCCAGGATGTCAAGGACACCCTGGACAAGGAAGTCAAACAGGCCGAGCAGGAAATAAAAAAGCAGGAAGAAGCGGCCCGTGAAGCCGCCAAGAAGGCGGCCATGGAAAAGGCCGAGGCCGTGTTGGAGTCTCCTTCCGACGCAGCGGATTCCTCCCCGGCGGAGACGAAGAACAAGGAACAGGAGTCCGCAGCGGCGGAAGCGGCCCCTGCCCCGGCCACGGAGAAGAGCGGGGAGAGCGCATGA
- the guaB gene encoding IMP dehydrogenase, translated as MDKIVTKALTFDDVLLLPGYSEVTPDSVDVSTQLTPEIRLNIPLISAAMDTVTEARMAISLARHGGVGVVHKNLSVREQCVEVDKVKKSESGMIIDPITVHPDDSLGKVLDIMSEYRISGLPVVKGDHLVGIITNRDIRFVKDRETRVSELMTSRNLVTVPVGIAPEEAKRYLHQHRIEKLLVVDEENKLKGLITIKDIEKVKKYPFACKDDLGRLRVGAAIGVGEAGLERAEALLRAGADFLVLDSAHGHSKNILDSVRSLRAAFPSAQIIGGNVATYAGTKALIEAGVDTVKVGIGPGSICTTRIVAGVGVPQITAVMESSRAAREEDKCVIADGGVKFSGDVVKAIAAGASSVMMGSILAGTEESPGETILYQGRTYKTYRGMGSIDAMKRGSSDRYFQEKSKKLVPEGIVGRVPYRGPVAESLHQLIGGLRSGMGYTGCASIRELQENAQFVQISMAGLRESHVHDVTITKEAPNYRVDSN; from the coding sequence ATGGACAAGATCGTGACCAAGGCCCTGACGTTCGACGACGTGCTCCTGCTTCCGGGATATTCCGAAGTGACCCCGGACAGCGTGGACGTATCCACCCAACTGACGCCGGAAATCCGGCTGAACATCCCGCTGATCTCGGCGGCCATGGACACCGTCACCGAGGCGCGCATGGCCATATCCCTGGCCCGGCATGGCGGCGTTGGCGTGGTGCACAAGAACCTCTCCGTGCGCGAGCAGTGCGTGGAAGTGGACAAGGTCAAGAAGTCCGAATCCGGCATGATCATCGATCCCATCACCGTGCACCCGGACGACAGCCTCGGCAAGGTGCTCGACATCATGAGCGAGTACCGCATCTCCGGCCTGCCCGTGGTCAAGGGCGACCATCTCGTGGGCATCATCACCAACCGCGACATCCGCTTCGTCAAGGACCGCGAGACGCGCGTCTCCGAGCTGATGACCAGCCGCAACCTCGTGACCGTGCCCGTGGGCATCGCTCCCGAAGAGGCCAAGCGCTACCTGCACCAGCACCGCATCGAGAAGCTGCTCGTGGTGGACGAGGAAAACAAGCTCAAGGGCCTGATCACCATCAAGGACATCGAGAAGGTCAAGAAGTACCCCTTCGCTTGCAAGGACGACCTCGGCCGACTGCGCGTGGGCGCGGCCATCGGCGTCGGCGAGGCCGGACTGGAGCGGGCCGAGGCGCTGCTGCGCGCCGGGGCCGATTTCCTCGTGCTCGACTCGGCCCACGGCCACTCCAAGAACATTCTCGACTCGGTGCGCTCGCTGCGCGCCGCGTTCCCCTCGGCCCAGATCATCGGCGGCAACGTGGCCACCTATGCCGGAACAAAGGCCCTCATCGAGGCCGGCGTGGACACGGTCAAGGTCGGCATCGGCCCCGGCTCCATCTGCACCACCCGCATCGTGGCGGGCGTGGGCGTGCCCCAGATCACCGCGGTCATGGAATCTTCCAGGGCTGCGCGCGAAGAGGACAAATGCGTCATCGCGGACGGCGGCGTGAAGTTCTCCGGCGACGTGGTCAAGGCCATTGCGGCGGGAGCCTCCTCCGTCATGATGGGCTCCATCCTGGCCGGAACCGAGGAGTCGCCCGGCGAGACCATTCTCTACCAGGGCAGGACGTACAAGACCTATCGCGGCATGGGCTCCATCGATGCCATGAAGCGCGGCAGCTCGGACCGCTATTTCCAGGAAAAATCCAAGAAGCTCGTGCCCGAAGGCATCGTCGGCCGCGTGCCCTATCGCGGCCCGGTCGCCGAATCCCTGCACCAGCTCATCGGCGGCCTGCGCTCCGGCATGGGCTATACGGGCTGCGCCAGCATCCGGGAATTGCAGGAGAACGCCCAGTTCGTGCAGATTTCCATGGCCGGCCTGCGCGAATCCCACGTCCACGACGTGACCATCACCAAGGAAGCGCCCAACTACCGGGTCGATTCCAACTAG
- a CDS encoding ABC transporter permease subunit, which produces MILLAPLWLVDLMRSPLERRGDWHDWPCMILFPPSLLVWAYQAFFRRRSIAAGEPVNPHAENVMQWLTDNQKAMRPLYMLLLVLAVLYPQMVQFYQTNIMVNFMIWVVLGLGLNIVIGLAGLLDLGFVAFYAVGAYTYALLNHHFGISFWYVLPIGMFLGATFGILLGYPVLRLKGDYLAIVTLGFGEIIRLVLENWSDFTQGPSGISNIDRPPFVVDLNIMQATEYMYYIMLGLLLFTIFVVTRLKNSRIGRAWLALKEDEIACQAMGIDKTKTKLTAFALGATWAGLVGVVFAAKTTFINPMSFSLMESIIILSIVVVGGMGSIPGVITGALVLILVPEWLRGVEEYRMLAFGAFMVMVMIFRPQGLISARRKVYHYEKAKAVDANE; this is translated from the coding sequence ATGATCCTGCTCGCGCCGCTCTGGCTCGTGGACCTGATGCGCAGCCCCCTGGAACGCCGGGGCGACTGGCACGACTGGCCCTGCATGATCCTTTTCCCGCCTTCGCTCCTGGTCTGGGCCTATCAGGCCTTTTTCCGCAGGCGTTCCATCGCCGCGGGAGAGCCGGTCAACCCGCACGCGGAAAACGTGATGCAGTGGCTGACCGACAACCAGAAGGCCATGCGCCCGCTGTACATGCTGCTGCTGGTTCTGGCAGTGCTCTATCCGCAGATGGTCCAGTTCTACCAGACCAACATCATGGTCAACTTCATGATCTGGGTCGTGCTCGGCCTGGGCCTGAACATCGTCATCGGCCTCGCCGGCCTGCTCGACCTCGGCTTCGTGGCCTTCTACGCCGTGGGCGCGTACACCTACGCCCTCCTGAACCACCACTTCGGCATCAGCTTCTGGTACGTGCTGCCCATCGGCATGTTCCTCGGCGCCACCTTCGGCATCCTGCTGGGCTACCCGGTGCTGCGGCTCAAGGGCGACTACCTGGCCATCGTGACTCTGGGCTTCGGCGAGATCATCCGGCTCGTGCTGGAAAACTGGTCCGACTTCACCCAAGGCCCCTCCGGCATCTCGAACATCGACCGGCCCCCCTTCGTGGTCGACCTGAACATCATGCAGGCCACGGAATACATGTACTACATCATGCTGGGCCTGCTCCTGTTCACGATATTCGTGGTCACACGGCTGAAGAATTCGCGCATAGGCCGGGCCTGGCTCGCCCTCAAGGAGGACGAGATCGCCTGCCAGGCCATGGGCATCGACAAGACCAAGACCAAGCTGACGGCCTTCGCCCTGGGAGCCACCTGGGCCGGACTCGTGGGCGTGGTCTTCGCGGCCAAGACGACCTTCATCAACCCCATGAGCTTCTCGCTGATGGAGTCGATCATCATCCTCTCCATCGTGGTCGTGGGCGGCATGGGCTCGATTCCGGGCGTCATCACCGGCGCGCTGGTGCTGATCCTCGTTCCCGAATGGCTGCGCGGCGTCGAAGAGTACCGGATGCTCGCCTTTGGAGCGTTCATGGTCATGGTCATGATCTTCCGCCCGCAGGGCCTGATCAGCGCCCGCCGCAAGGTCTACCATTACGAAAAAGCAAAGGCGGTGGACGCCAATGAATAA
- the hisA gene encoding 1-(5-phosphoribosyl)-5-[(5-phosphoribosylamino)methylideneamino]imidazole-4-carboxamide isomerase, whose amino-acid sequence MILFPAVDLKDGQCVRLAQGKEDQVTVFSPDPVAMAREWAAMGCEYLHVVDLDGAFSGRPRNADLISDICSAIDIPVQLGGGIRDLETARAYVDAGVRRLIIGTIALEQPQLFAEMCAALPGQVGVSLDAVDGKLKTKGWVEDAGLHIFDVLPRMELAGAAFIIYTDISRDGMQTGVNLDALEALCERTSLPVIAAGGVHTLDDLKRLAPLCAKGLEGAISGRAIYTGTLDVRAALEWLRTQN is encoded by the coding sequence GTGATTCTTTTCCCCGCGGTGGACCTCAAGGACGGACAGTGCGTGCGCCTTGCCCAGGGCAAGGAGGATCAGGTCACCGTCTTTTCGCCTGACCCCGTGGCCATGGCCCGCGAGTGGGCCGCCATGGGCTGCGAGTATCTGCACGTCGTGGATCTGGACGGCGCTTTTTCCGGCCGTCCGCGCAACGCGGATTTGATCAGCGACATCTGCTCCGCCATAGACATTCCCGTGCAGCTCGGCGGCGGCATTCGCGACCTGGAAACGGCGCGGGCATATGTGGACGCGGGCGTGCGCCGCCTGATCATCGGGACCATCGCCCTGGAGCAGCCGCAGCTTTTCGCCGAGATGTGCGCCGCGCTGCCCGGGCAGGTGGGGGTCTCGCTGGACGCGGTGGACGGCAAGCTCAAGACCAAGGGCTGGGTCGAGGATGCAGGCCTGCACATTTTCGACGTGCTGCCCCGCATGGAATTGGCCGGGGCCGCCTTCATCATCTACACGGATATCTCCCGCGACGGCATGCAGACCGGGGTCAATCTCGACGCTCTGGAAGCGCTTTGCGAGCGCACCAGTCTTCCGGTCATCGCCGCAGGCGGCGTGCATACCCTGGACGACCTCAAGCGCCTTGCTCCGCTCTGCGCCAAAGGGCTTGAAGGGGCTATCTCCGGCCGCGCCATCTATACGGGGACGCTGGACGTCCGCGCCGCTCTGGAGTGGCTCCGCACCCAGAATTGA